One genomic region from Lathamus discolor isolate bLatDis1 chromosome 9, bLatDis1.hap1, whole genome shotgun sequence encodes:
- the GDPD2 gene encoding glycerophosphoinositol inositolphosphodiesterase GDPD2 has protein sequence MADPPGCGRPCATCLLCLYSCQWITAKKEKRKGLQTTKCDCSWFLFLFCVFLFTLVWLYFAIIILNDFHNFNEFIFKQRKFWLDWSLVLLIATAVLITYSSVLLVLALCLQLCGQPLKLHWLHKTLLILTALVVAAAFAGLGIKWAEEWRSARTSLQATGPFLHIGIVGGMTLLAWPLASFIYRTRKTGLKVFLLVLYCMVMTVLYLAPLGITSPCIMEENQLPPKPALVGHRGAPMLAPENTLMSLQKAVDCNVQVFETDVMVSADGVPFLMHDEELTRTTNVQDVFPERTSLNSTAFNWTDLQQLDAGSWFLERRPFPTVQSLSAGDRYWATKQRIPSLKEVLQATKQSNLSIMFDLRPENHSDYQSFVNATLEVILQSGIPLQQVLWLPDGFREQVKQQAPDIQQVYGRKRLQDEKEPLLHVNLPYQDMSSEEIRQYHRDNISVNLYVVNQPWLFSVLWCSGVSSVTTNACQVLKEMKRPIWLLPSSTYLMIWVVVDCTSFLTILWAFFLLKKCSQRRRPAESKTDVLLTKINSLMQE, from the exons ATGGCAGACCCTCCCGGCTGCGGCCGGCCCTGCGCCACGTGCCTGCTCTGCCTCTACAGCTGCCAGTGGATCACGGccaagaaagagaagaggaagggcCTGCAAACCACCAAG TGTGACTGCAGCTggttccttttcctcttctgcgTCTTCCTCTTCACACTGGTGTGGCTGTACTTCGCCATCATCATCCTCAATGATTTCCACAACTTCAATGA GTTCATCTTCAAGCAGAGGAAGTTCTGGCTGGACTGGTCCCTGGTCTTGCTCATAGCCACGGCTGTGCTGATCACCTACTCCTCTGTGCTTCTG GTCCTTGCTCTGTGCTTGCAGCTCTGTGGCCAGCCCTTGAAGCTACACTGGCTGCACAAG ACCCTGCTGATCCTCACTGCCCTGGTGGTGGCTGCAGCCTTCGCAGGGCTGGGAATAAAGTGGGCGGAGGAGTGGAGAAGTGCACGTACCTCCCTGCAG GCAACAGGTCCCTTCCTGCACATTGGAATTGTGGGGGGAATGACACTccttgcctggcccctggccAGCTTCATCTACCGTACCCGCAAGACAG GTCTCAAGGTGTTTCTGCTGGTTCTGTATTGCATGGTGATGACTGTGCTGTATCTGGCTCCCCTGGGGATCACCTCCCCTTGCATCATGGAGGAGAACCAGCTGCCCCCCAAGCCAGCCCTGGTTGGCCACCGAGGAGCACCCATG CTGGCCCCCGAAAACACCCTCATGTCACTGCAGAAAGCTGTGGACTGCAATGTGCAAGTCTTTGAGACAGACGTCATGGTGAG TGCTGATGGGGTCCCATTCCTCATGCATGACGAGGAGCTCACCAGGACCACCAATGTGCAGGATGTGTTCCCTGAGAGGACTTCCCTTAACAGCACCGCCTTCAACTGGACagacctgcagcagctggatgcGGGCAGCTGGTTCCTGGAG CGGAGGCCGTTTCCCACCGTGCAGAGTCTCTCTGCTGGCGATCGCTACTGGGCAACTAAACAGAGGATCCCGTCCCTGAAGGAGGTGCTGCAGGCAACCAAGCAGAGCAACCTCTCCATCATGTTCGACCTCCGGCCCGAGAACCACAGTGACTACCAGAGCTTCGTCAATGCCACCCTGGAAGTGATCTTACAGTCGGGCATCCCACTGCAGCAG GTCCTCTGGCTGCCGGATGGCTTCCGGGAACAGGTCAAACAGCAAGCCCCAGACATTCAGCAAGTTTACGGACGGAAGAGACTCCAGGATGAGAAGGAGCCGCTACTGCACGTGAATCTGCCCTACCAGGACATGAGCTCTGAGGAGATCAG GCAGTACCATCGGGACAACATCTCTGTCAACCTGTATGTGGTGAACCAGCCCTGGCTCTTCTCAGTGCTGTGGTGCTCTGGGGTGAGCTCTGTCACCACCAACGCCTGCCAGGTGCTGAAGGAGATGAAACGCCCCATCTGGCTGCTT cccagcagcacatACCTCATGATCTGGGTTGTTGTGGACTGCACTTCCTTCCTCACCATCCTCTGGGCCTTCTTCTTGCTCAA GAAATGCTCACAGAGAAGACGGCCGGCGG AGTCCAAGACAGatgtgctgctcacaaagaTCAACAGCTTGATGCAGGAGTGA